A segment of the Candidatus Aminicenantes bacterium genome:
AGCTATGAGTGGGCGCAAAACGGCTTCGGGATAATCCGCGCGGCAGTGGTGAAGCGGGGAATGAGCGAATCCACGCGCAAAGAACTCATGGCAGCCTACAAGCAGGCACTGGCCGAACGTGACCGCCTGAACGTTACGATCAATCAACGTCTCAATGAGACTGGAATCCCGCTGCAGAGCCGTTCGGGCCAAGCGATCAAGGTAAAAGGCATGAAAAACATCGAGGTCTTGATCTGGGAACTGCAGCAGCGCCAGCACGAGCTGGAGATCGAACGGGCCAGTATCAAGGCGGATATCTATGCACGCGAACATAGTCTGAAGAGCTATCTTGAAGAACTGGCGAAGTTGAAAGCGGAACTCGAGTCACTTTACGCAAAAAAGCTCGCCGAGCAGGAGAGCGCCCGCAAGCGTCCGCCCCCGCGACCGGAGGGCGGCATTGACTTCCTGCTTGACATGCAGGTGCCCACGCCCCGAGGGGCGTTCGAGATTCCCGTCGTGCTCGAAGTTTTTGGAAGCTACGATCCCACAACCGCGGTGCGCTACGCGCGCATCAATTTGAGAGACCCAGCCGCGGCGACTTACGTGACCCTTTTCGGGAAACGCCCCAAAGAGACGATCGAATCGAGCATGGATCGCTTCACGCGCCTCGGAGAAGCACTGACCGCTTTGCGAAGCGAAGGACACCGCAACGATTTTAAGAGCGGTGCCATTCGCCACGTACCCGCGGTTGTTCTATACCGCATTGACATGGCTGGCCGTCCCACACGTTACTGGATGACCCACCCTGAAGCCCGCTGGAACACCACTTTGGGCCGCTTCGCCATTGCCGGGCTTGCTCCGGGAAAGCATGTGGTCCACATCCAGGCGGTCACGCAGTCCGGCGAGCGGCTGGAAGCAAAGCGAACCCTGCTTGTGCGCCAATTCAGGAAAGTGGCCATCGCAGCCGCCCGCACCGAGCTGGCCACCATGATCCGCCGATGTGAGCAGGCGTTCGCCATACCGGACCCGAAAGCTCGGATCTACGCGCTGATCAACGGTCTGCAAAACCTGCAGCGGCCGATCGCCGCCGTTGCCGAATCTGCGGGGTGTAAGCCGCAGGACCTGTATGGTGCGCTCGACGTGGAGGCCCGCGCACTTGCCGTGTTAATCAACGCGAATCCTTTCTGGAAACAGGGCTGGGCCAGCCCGCGCAAGGCAATGGAGTGGTTCCGGTCCCTTTGCACGTTCACCTGCACGGAAAAGGCCTACCGGCACCTGTCCTCAGTAGCCGCGGCTGCGCGTGCGTTCGCGGGCAGCCAGGGCAATGAGGCCTACACCCGCCACGCCGACAGCCTGTCCAAGGGCATGGCGGACATATCCCTCGCCCTGGGCAAACACTCCAGGACCATCGCCGACCTGATGAAGGTAAAGGTGTCCCGAGAGAGCTGGTGGCCTTCGCCGCTTCAATTGAAAGAGCTGTTCAGCGCCTTGAAATAAGCCTGCCCTCAACCTGCGCGCTGTGCTACCATGAGAAAGTCATTAAGGGGAGGATGATATGAATGCAAAATTCATTTGCGCGGCAATGACCCTGGCGGCAGGGACATTGTACCTGAACGCATCGTTGAAATCGACCATCCTAAATGACAATACCGTCCATACACCGGGCACCCGCTCAGACTGGGGCTTTTCCTGCCTGGTCGAGAAGAACGGACATACCCTGCTTTTTGATGCGAATACCCAACCCCATATCCCGGCCAACAACGCTAAAAAACTGGGAGTCGATTTATGCGCCGTCCGCCACGTCATGATCTCCCACGGCCACCGCGACCACTTCGGTGACCTGCAAGCCGTTTTACGCACGGCCCTCAATCTTTGCTGCATTGGCAAAAAAAACATTGCCTGCTATATACTGACTTTGAATGAACGATGCTGTACAGCTTCCTTTTTTCTCGTGCAGCAAATGTGTCAAGAACTGAACATGGTCTATATGGCCAAAGGATCGCTTGATGAATAAGGAAAAATCTCACCATCACAATCACGAAACCGAATCGCGCGCCGGCCATGGGGCGCATGGGGAATCAGGGAAGGGCTCCGGGAACCACAAAGGCCACGATCAGCACGCGGGCCACAGCCCGAAGATGTTTCGGGATAAGTTCCGGCTCTCTTTCGTTCTCACCCTGCCGGTGGTATTCTGGTCCGTACACATCGAGGACCTGCTGGGCTACCGGGCGCCCGAGTTTTTCGGCTCAGCATGGATTCCTCCAATTCTCGCGACCGCCATATTTCTATACGGTGGCCTGGTCTTCCTGCGGGGAGGTTTGCGGGAACTGAAAGCGCGGTTGCCCGGGATGATGACGTTGATCTCCCTGGCCATCTCCGTTGCCTTCATCTTTTCCTGGGTCGTGCAACTCGGGTTCATTGAAGCGAAAGCGCTTTGGTGGGAGCTTGCGACCCTTGTCACGATCATGCTACTGGGTCACTGGATCGAGATGCGCTCGATCATGCAGGCCCGGGGCGCGCTTCAGGAGTTGGCAAAACTTCTCCCCGACACGGCGACCCGCATCACGGGGGAGACCGAGGAGACCGTCCCTGTCAGCGAATTGCAGGAAGGCGACATTTTACTCGTCCGTCCGGGCGAACGCATCCCGGCGGACGGGATTGTTCGCAAAGGCAAGAGTGCCATCAACGAGGCCATGTTCACCGGGGAGGCACGGCCGGTGAAAAAGAAAGAGGGCGATGAGGTTATCGCCGCCACCATCAACGGCGAAGGATCAATTCGCATGGAGATCACGGGCACCGGGGAAAACACGAAGCTGTCCGGTATCATGCGTCTGGTGGCGGATGCCCAGAAGTCCAAGTCGCGAGCGCAACACCTGGCGGATCGCGCGGCGCAGATCCTGACGGGAGTAGCCGTTTTCTCCGGTGTTCTCACATTCACCGTCTGGCAGTTGTTGGACGCGGAAATTGATTTCTCCATCATTCGGGTCGTGACCGTGCTGGTCATCGCGTGCCCCCATGCACTCGGGCTGGCAGTGCCGCTGGTTGTCGCCATCTCAACCAGGCTGGGC
Coding sequences within it:
- a CDS encoding MBL fold metallo-hydrolase — translated: MNAKFICAAMTLAAGTLYLNASLKSTILNDNTVHTPGTRSDWGFSCLVEKNGHTLLFDANTQPHIPANNAKKLGVDLCAVRHVMISHGHRDHFGDLQAVLRTALNLCCIGKKNIACYILTLNERCCTASFFLVQQMCQELNMVYMAKGSLDE